A stretch of the Deltaproteobacteria bacterium genome encodes the following:
- a CDS encoding bifunctional nuclease family protein produces MAREEFIEMRVGGLTLDPVTKTPIVILKDPDNKLNLPIWIGLMEATAMATEIEGIKMARPMTHDLLRTVVDTLGGSVEAIEVTDLRDSTYYASICLDIQGQKVIIDSRPSDAISLALRTKSPIFVAKKVLEASSTLQQKMEDHQEQNLSNVSRDKWAEILEKMSPDDFKYKM; encoded by the coding sequence ATGGCGAGAGAAGAATTTATCGAGATGCGGGTCGGGGGATTGACTCTTGACCCGGTAACAAAAACACCCATCGTCATTTTGAAAGATCCTGATAACAAGCTCAACCTGCCAATTTGGATTGGGCTTATGGAAGCAACCGCGATGGCCACTGAGATTGAGGGAATCAAGATGGCACGGCCTATGACGCACGATCTGTTACGGACGGTGGTTGACACGTTGGGCGGGAGTGTAGAAGCGATTGAAGTCACGGATCTGCGTGACAGTACGTACTATGCAAGTATTTGTTTAGACATACAGGGCCAAAAAGTTATCATCGATTCACGGCCAAGTGATGCGATTTCGCTTGCGCTACGCACGAAGAGTCCGATCTTTGTGGCAAAGAAAGTATTGGAAGCGTCAAGCACGTTACAGCAGAAAATGGAAGATCATCAGGAGCAGAATCTCTCTAATGTCTCAAGAGATAAATGGGCAGAAATCCTAGAGAAGATGTCTCCAGACGATTTCAAGTACAAGATGTAA
- a CDS encoding tetratricopeptide repeat protein, with protein MGRNPREDVSRRFQVQDVTETYAEKVEKHVAKAVSIQERIAGLEDGMLWDVITQKIRDNQLAVGVVIGIAVLLACGALYFRLQKTAALEHLRVGIATLQGGEAQKAVETLQKARSSSIGTTEQALGLYYLGEAYAKLDKKDDALKSYEQGLATVKRSAGRSSLEQLLLVKLAQMEERRGAEAQARQHYEQAKEIDGPLKLEALAAAGRLAEKLNDPNAAKSYYEQLSSGSPSYPLTEIFQAKVGK; from the coding sequence ATGGGCAGAAATCCTAGAGAAGATGTCTCCAGACGATTTCAAGTACAAGATGTAACAGAGACATATGCTGAGAAGGTAGAAAAGCACGTGGCGAAAGCAGTTTCTATACAAGAGCGAATAGCGGGGTTGGAAGACGGCATGCTGTGGGATGTTATTACGCAGAAGATTCGTGATAATCAGCTCGCGGTTGGGGTGGTGATTGGTATTGCTGTTCTTTTGGCCTGTGGCGCGCTTTACTTTCGATTGCAAAAAACTGCAGCTCTAGAACACTTGAGAGTAGGCATTGCGACGCTCCAAGGTGGAGAGGCGCAAAAGGCGGTAGAAACACTGCAAAAGGCGCGGAGTTCTTCCATCGGTACAACAGAGCAAGCGTTGGGTCTTTACTATCTTGGTGAAGCGTATGCGAAACTTGATAAGAAGGACGATGCGTTGAAGAGCTATGAGCAAGGCCTAGCGACGGTGAAACGGAGTGCGGGAAGAAGCTCCCTCGAACAACTGCTTCTTGTGAAGCTCGCGCAAATGGAAGAACGTCGGGGTGCTGAGGCGCAGGCTCGGCAGCACTATGAGCAAGCCAAAGAGATAGATGGTCCATTGAAACTTGAAGCGCTAGCGGCAGCTGGGCGATTGGCTGAAAAACTCAATGATCCAAACGCCGCGAAGTCCTACTACGAGCAACTGTCATCAGGGTCTCCGTCGTATCCATTGACGGAAATATTTCAGGCAAAAGTAGGGAAGTAG
- a CDS encoding YraN family protein, with translation MSRQRQELGQRGETKAVQFLEARGYTLIAKNYRSPYGEVDLIVRDPRRPQMIVFVEVRTNSDPRFGDPLESISLRKQRQVAKTAQYYLVTRGFDQCEARFDAIGIRWEQGQARISHIQSAFELMRSW, from the coding sequence ATGTCCCGACAACGACAAGAGCTTGGACAACGTGGAGAAACCAAGGCCGTCCAGTTTCTTGAAGCACGTGGCTATACGTTGATTGCTAAGAACTACCGTTCGCCCTATGGCGAAGTGGACCTCATTGTGCGTGATCCGCGCCGTCCGCAGATGATCGTTTTTGTCGAAGTGCGGACAAATTCTGATCCGCGGTTTGGTGATCCTCTCGAGTCGATCAGTTTGCGAAAGCAGCGACAAGTTGCCAAGACTGCTCAGTACTATTTGGTGACGCGCGGTTTTGATCAATGTGAAGCGCGGTTTGATGCGATAGGGATTCGCTGGGAACAGGGACAGGCACGGATTAGTCACATTCAAAGTGCCTTTGAGCTTATGCGCTCGTGGTAG